A window of Chitinophaga sp. MM2321 contains these coding sequences:
- a CDS encoding CsbD family protein has translation MDTLQIKGKWNEIKGSLKQKYADLTDDDLLFEEGQEDKLIGKLQQKLGKTRDEVISLLKSA, from the coding sequence ATGGATACGTTACAAATCAAAGGAAAGTGGAATGAAATCAAAGGCAGTCTCAAGCAGAAATATGCAGACCTCACAGATGATGACCTGTTATTTGAAGAAGGCCAGGAAGATAAGTTGATAGGTAAGCTTCAGCAAAAGCTGGGTAAAACCCGTGATGAAGTGATCAGCCTTCTTAAATCAGCATAA
- a CDS encoding sodium/sugar symporter — protein MKSNTLHYVDYLVFLVYFFIVAGYGYYIYRRKKKATTDSKDFFLAEGSLTWWAIGASLIASNISAEQFIGMSGNGFNIGLAISTYEWMAAATLIVVAIFFLPIYLKNKIYTMPQFLERRYNQTVSTIMAVFWLLLYVVVNLTSILYLGALAITTISGINFYVCMVALAFFAILITLGGMKVIGYTDVIQVFFLILGGLATTYLALQLVSAHFGTTGVLKGFSLLTEHAGDHFHMILNKENPKYLDLPGLSVLVGGMWIVNLNYWGCNQYITQRALGADLKTARSGLLFAGFLKLLMPIIVVLPGIAAYVLHQQHHGSFETEMMKDGVLNPDNAYPVLLNLLPIGLKGLAFAALTAAVVASLAGKANSISTIFSLDIYKKIYNKDADEKKVVSVGRTVVIVTMIIAIVISNFLGIDKKGGFQFIQEYTGFVSPGVFAMFTLGFFWKRTTSSAAMFAMIGGLLLSFLLKFMPAWVNLEPLHQIGYSALNPDSGLWEMAFIDRMGIVFVICVVGMIIITLSDKTSANNPKGLAIDSSMFKPSLGFTVGALLITGILIALYTVFW, from the coding sequence ATGAAATCAAACACACTTCACTATGTTGATTACCTGGTATTCCTGGTATACTTCTTTATTGTGGCCGGTTACGGGTATTATATTTACCGGAGAAAGAAAAAGGCAACTACTGATTCAAAAGACTTTTTCCTGGCAGAAGGATCGCTTACCTGGTGGGCTATTGGTGCATCCCTGATTGCTTCCAACATCTCCGCAGAGCAGTTTATCGGGATGTCCGGTAATGGCTTTAATATTGGTCTGGCCATTTCTACCTATGAGTGGATGGCTGCCGCTACGTTGATTGTAGTCGCCATATTCTTCCTGCCTATTTACCTGAAAAACAAGATCTATACCATGCCCCAGTTCCTGGAACGCAGGTATAATCAAACGGTAAGTACCATCATGGCCGTGTTCTGGCTGCTACTCTACGTGGTCGTGAACCTTACTTCTATCCTCTACCTGGGTGCGCTTGCTATTACCACAATTTCAGGTATTAACTTCTATGTATGTATGGTGGCGCTGGCCTTCTTTGCTATCCTGATCACATTGGGTGGTATGAAGGTAATCGGCTACACCGATGTGATACAGGTGTTCTTCCTGATCCTGGGCGGCCTGGCAACTACCTACCTGGCCTTGCAGCTGGTATCAGCGCATTTTGGTACAACAGGGGTATTGAAAGGGTTTTCCCTCTTAACAGAGCACGCCGGTGATCACTTCCACATGATTCTGAATAAGGAGAATCCCAAATACCTGGATCTACCCGGATTGAGTGTACTCGTCGGGGGGATGTGGATCGTAAACCTGAACTATTGGGGGTGTAATCAGTATATCACGCAACGTGCACTGGGAGCTGATCTCAAAACTGCCCGCAGTGGTTTGCTCTTTGCCGGTTTCCTGAAGTTGCTGATGCCCATCATTGTAGTATTGCCAGGTATCGCAGCCTATGTATTACACCAGCAACACCACGGTTCTTTTGAAACAGAAATGATGAAAGACGGGGTGTTGAATCCGGATAACGCCTATCCTGTATTGTTGAACCTCTTACCTATCGGTTTGAAAGGACTGGCATTTGCTGCGTTGACAGCCGCGGTGGTAGCATCTCTGGCAGGTAAAGCCAACAGTATTTCTACCATCTTCTCCCTGGATATTTATAAGAAGATATATAATAAAGATGCTGATGAGAAAAAGGTAGTAAGCGTAGGCCGTACAGTCGTGATCGTTACGATGATTATCGCCATCGTTATCTCCAATTTCCTGGGTATCGATAAAAAAGGTGGCTTCCAGTTTATCCAGGAGTACACGGGTTTTGTATCCCCCGGAGTCTTTGCTATGTTTACACTGGGTTTCTTCTGGAAACGTACTACTTCCAGCGCCGCCATGTTTGCCATGATAGGCGGTCTGTTGTTGTCTTTCCTGTTGAAATTCATGCCGGCATGGGTCAACCTGGAACCGTTGCATCAGATTGGTTATTCCGCACTGAATCCGGACAGCGGCTTGTGGGAAATGGCCTTCATTGATCGGATGGGTATTGTGTTTGTGATTTGTGTGGTGGGGATGATCATTATCACCTTGTCTGATAAAACAAGCGCCAATAATCCAAAAGGACTTGCCATCGACAGCAGTATGTTTAAACCAAGTTTAGGCTTCACCGTTGGCGCCTTACTGATTACCGGTATCCTGATCGCATTGTATACTGTTTTTTGGTAG
- a CDS encoding FGGY family carbohydrate kinase: MYFIGYDIGSSSIKAALLDADSGRCVASATSPSKEMPILVQHPSWAEQDPESWWQEVIHATQLLRQQFSFDAALVKGIGIAYQMHGLVCVDKEQQVLRPAIIWCDSRAVEIGNDAFTALGDKYCLSHLLNSPGNFTASKLRWVQENEPQVYERIHKIMLPGDFIAMKLTGDACTTVSGLSEGTFWDFSTNSVSKKLLDHYNIDQNLLSAIVPTFGVQGELTEKAASILGLVAGTPVTYRAGDQPNNAFSLNVLQPGEAATTGGTSGVVYAVHDKNAFDHHSRVNAFVHVNNEEEHVRNGVLMCLNGTGIANSWLKKMIGEISYPDMNQEAATAPVGAAGLQVFPFGNGAERILENKSIGATVTNLNFNTHSRAHMLRAVQEGIVFGLNYGMDIMAEMELDIHRVRAGHTNMFLSPVFREAFANTANVVIELYNTDGAQGAARGAAVGAGYVNLKEAFHGMECLSVIEPDAALQTQFRDAYGNWLNGLRSLLH; this comes from the coding sequence ATGTATTTCATCGGCTATGATATAGGATCTTCTTCGATAAAAGCGGCTTTACTGGATGCAGACAGTGGCAGGTGCGTAGCATCGGCCACCAGTCCATCCAAAGAGATGCCGATCCTGGTGCAACATCCCAGCTGGGCGGAACAGGACCCCGAAAGCTGGTGGCAGGAAGTGATTCACGCCACGCAGCTGTTGCGGCAACAGTTCTCCTTCGATGCGGCCCTTGTAAAAGGTATTGGTATCGCTTACCAGATGCATGGTCTGGTGTGTGTGGATAAAGAGCAGCAGGTATTACGCCCTGCTATTATATGGTGCGATAGTCGTGCTGTGGAGATAGGGAATGACGCTTTTACTGCTTTGGGAGATAAATACTGTTTGTCACATCTGCTGAATTCTCCCGGTAACTTTACTGCTTCAAAACTACGCTGGGTACAGGAAAACGAGCCACAGGTGTATGAGCGTATCCATAAAATAATGCTGCCCGGCGATTTCATTGCCATGAAATTAACCGGTGATGCCTGTACTACGGTGTCCGGTCTTTCTGAAGGCACCTTCTGGGATTTTTCAACAAACAGTGTCAGCAAAAAGTTACTGGATCATTACAATATTGATCAAAACCTGTTGTCTGCGATTGTACCCACTTTCGGCGTACAAGGGGAACTGACAGAAAAGGCGGCGTCCATACTGGGACTGGTGGCAGGTACACCGGTTACCTATCGTGCCGGCGACCAGCCCAACAATGCTTTTTCACTGAACGTGCTGCAACCCGGCGAAGCCGCTACTACAGGGGGCACCTCCGGTGTGGTATATGCCGTACATGATAAAAATGCATTTGATCACCACAGCCGGGTCAACGCGTTTGTGCATGTCAATAATGAAGAAGAGCATGTGCGCAATGGCGTGCTCATGTGCCTGAACGGTACCGGTATCGCCAACAGCTGGCTCAAAAAAATGATAGGGGAGATCTCCTATCCCGATATGAACCAGGAAGCTGCTACCGCACCGGTAGGGGCAGCGGGACTACAGGTATTTCCGTTTGGAAACGGCGCCGAAAGGATCCTCGAAAATAAAAGTATAGGCGCCACCGTTACCAACCTTAATTTCAACACGCATAGCAGGGCGCATATGCTGCGTGCAGTACAGGAAGGCATTGTATTCGGCCTCAATTACGGCATGGACATCATGGCCGAAATGGAGCTGGACATCCACCGCGTGAGGGCCGGGCATACCAATATGTTCCTGAGCCCTGTCTTCCGCGAAGCATTTGCCAATACAGCGAATGTAGTCATTGAACTATACAATACAGACGGCGCCCAGGGTGCTGCACGCGGTGCAGCAGTAGGGGCAGGATATGTTAATCTGAAAGAAGCGTTTCATGGTATGGAGTGTCTTTCAGTCATAGAACCGGATGCAGCACTGCAAACGCAGTTTCGCGATGCATATGGTAACTGGCTGAACGGACTACGCTCCCTGTTACACTAA
- the xylA gene encoding xylose isomerase, with translation MSITLGNHEYFKGIGKIAYEGPQSDNPLAYKWYDENRTIAGKSMKELFRFAVSYWHTFCGTGGDPFGPGTKAFPWLAAADANQSAKDKMDAAFEFITKMGLPYYCFHDIDLVDEGANIAEYESRMQQIVAYAKQKQQASGVKLLWGTANVFSNPRYMNGAATNPDFSVLAYAGTQVKNSLDATIALGGENYVFWGGREGYMTLLNTNMKREQEHLAQFLTVARDYARKQGFKGTFFIEPKPCEPTKHQYDYDSATVIGFLRHFGLDKDFKLNIEVNHATLAGHTFQHELQVAVDAGMLGSIDANRGDYQNGWDTDQFPTNLNDLIESMLVILDGGGFGGGGVNFDAKTRRNSTDLEDIFHAHIGGIDTFARAAIIAEKVLTQTSYKKFRQDRYASFDAGKGKEFEEGKLSLEDLRSFAIANGEPKQLSGRQEWLENLINGCI, from the coding sequence ATGAGCATTACACTTGGAAATCACGAGTATTTTAAAGGGATAGGGAAGATCGCTTACGAAGGCCCCCAGTCTGATAATCCGCTGGCCTATAAGTGGTATGACGAAAACAGAACGATTGCCGGTAAGTCCATGAAGGAACTGTTCCGTTTTGCAGTATCCTACTGGCATACCTTCTGCGGCACCGGCGGCGATCCGTTTGGTCCCGGTACCAAAGCATTCCCCTGGCTGGCTGCCGCTGATGCCAATCAGAGTGCAAAAGACAAAATGGATGCAGCCTTTGAGTTCATCACCAAAATGGGACTTCCTTATTACTGCTTTCACGACATAGACCTGGTGGATGAAGGCGCTAACATCGCCGAATACGAAAGTCGTATGCAGCAGATTGTTGCATACGCCAAACAAAAGCAGCAGGCCAGTGGCGTAAAGCTGTTGTGGGGCACTGCCAACGTATTCAGCAATCCACGCTACATGAATGGTGCTGCTACCAATCCTGATTTTTCCGTGCTGGCCTATGCAGGTACACAGGTGAAAAATTCACTGGATGCTACCATCGCACTGGGTGGTGAAAACTATGTTTTCTGGGGTGGCCGGGAAGGTTATATGACCCTCCTGAATACAAACATGAAACGGGAACAGGAACACCTGGCACAGTTCCTCACAGTAGCCCGCGATTACGCGCGTAAACAGGGTTTCAAAGGAACTTTCTTTATTGAACCCAAACCCTGCGAGCCTACCAAACATCAATACGATTACGACAGTGCCACCGTAATAGGTTTCCTGCGTCACTTCGGACTGGATAAAGACTTTAAACTCAACATCGAAGTAAACCATGCTACCCTTGCTGGTCATACTTTCCAGCATGAATTACAGGTAGCTGTAGATGCAGGCATGTTGGGCAGCATTGACGCCAACCGCGGCGACTATCAGAATGGTTGGGATACCGATCAGTTCCCCACCAACCTGAACGATCTTATTGAAAGCATGCTCGTAATCCTTGATGGCGGCGGATTTGGCGGCGGCGGTGTTAACTTCGATGCGAAAACACGTCGTAACTCTACCGATCTCGAAGATATCTTCCACGCACACATCGGTGGTATAGATACTTTTGCCAGGGCAGCTATCATTGCCGAAAAAGTGCTGACACAAACTTCCTATAAAAAATTCCGGCAGGATCGTTATGCTTCTTTTGATGCCGGTAAAGGAAAAGAATTTGAAGAAGGTAAACTGTCACTGGAAGACCTTCGCAGCTTTGCCATTGCAAACGGCGAACCTAAGCAACTGAGCGGCAGACAGGAATGGCTGGAGAATCTTATCAACGGCTGTATCTAA
- a CDS encoding FAD-dependent oxidoreductase — protein MLSYWEKQSLLQYDYIIIGSGIVGLSAAVSLKDREPRARVLVLEREVLPTGASTRNAGFACIGSLTEILADLQTMSTEDVLNLVAMRVAGLKLLRRRLGDDRIGYQENGSYELIGAKQEWALHQLDFVNDMMRFLFREQSAFTVTNEMMDTFGFATTHVKAIIRNNFEGELHTGKMMRALIDMAMEKGVEIKTGCPVSRIVDLHTGVNVVVPHHTLKDEIVFSARKLLLCTNAFTRELLPDEDIVPGRGQVLITEPVKDLPFKGIFHMEEGYYYFRELDGRVLIGGGRQLDFAGEASTEFLFNDRIQHELEVLLRTLVLPGRDVTIADRWTGIMAFGKTRQPIVRAHTKNIILGVRMGGMGIAIGSLIGERIASMATDS, from the coding sequence ATGCTTAGTTACTGGGAAAAACAAAGCCTGTTGCAATACGACTATATCATTATAGGCAGTGGTATCGTCGGATTGTCTGCTGCCGTGAGTCTGAAAGACCGGGAGCCGCGGGCGCGTGTACTGGTACTGGAAAGGGAAGTATTGCCCACCGGCGCCAGTACCCGGAATGCAGGTTTTGCCTGTATCGGCAGTCTGACCGAAATACTGGCAGACCTGCAAACCATGTCCACCGAAGATGTGCTGAACCTCGTAGCCATGCGGGTGGCGGGATTAAAGCTGCTGCGCAGACGTTTGGGAGATGACCGGATCGGATACCAGGAGAACGGCAGCTACGAACTGATAGGGGCTAAACAGGAATGGGCCCTGCACCAGCTGGACTTCGTAAATGATATGATGCGCTTTCTTTTCCGCGAACAATCCGCTTTCACGGTTACGAATGAAATGATGGATACTTTTGGTTTTGCGACGACACACGTCAAAGCCATTATCCGCAATAATTTTGAAGGAGAACTGCATACCGGTAAGATGATGCGCGCCCTTATTGATATGGCCATGGAAAAAGGAGTGGAAATCAAAACAGGATGCCCCGTGAGCCGGATCGTGGATCTGCATACAGGCGTTAACGTTGTTGTGCCGCATCATACCCTGAAAGATGAAATTGTTTTTTCTGCGCGTAAACTCCTCCTCTGTACCAACGCCTTTACGCGGGAGCTGCTACCGGACGAAGATATTGTGCCCGGCCGTGGTCAGGTGCTGATCACCGAACCGGTGAAGGACTTACCGTTTAAAGGCATCTTCCACATGGAAGAAGGCTACTATTATTTCCGGGAACTGGATGGCCGCGTGCTGATAGGCGGTGGCCGGCAACTGGACTTCGCAGGCGAAGCCTCCACAGAATTCCTGTTCAACGACCGTATCCAGCATGAACTGGAAGTGCTGTTGCGTACCCTCGTGCTTCCGGGAAGAGACGTCACCATCGCAGACAGGTGGACGGGGATCATGGCCTTTGGCAAAACCAGGCAGCCTATCGTCCGCGCACATACGAAAAATATTATTCTCGGTGTACGAATGGGCGGCATGGGGATCGCTATCGGGTCCCTGATAGGGGAGCGGATTGCTTCCATGGCTACTGACAGCTGA
- a CDS encoding sigma-70 family RNA polymerase sigma factor: MKQNQDITRDRELLLGLAKSDDKSLEIIYSENFPVVLRMILQHNGSEDDAKDVFQEAIIVLYEKVISGDFSLTSKLKTFLYSVCRHLWLKKVQSTYGLFALPPEMEEIIPATEALDDHAAKDEQFRIMENSMGNIGEPCKTILEDYYLHKKSMQEIADKFGYTNAENAKNQKYKCLMRLKKLFFDQYNISL; this comes from the coding sequence GTGAAGCAAAATCAAGACATAACAAGAGATAGGGAGTTATTGCTAGGACTGGCAAAAAGCGATGACAAGTCATTGGAAATCATTTATTCGGAAAATTTTCCGGTAGTACTTCGGATGATTTTGCAGCACAATGGCTCGGAAGATGATGCAAAGGATGTTTTTCAGGAAGCAATTATCGTGTTATATGAGAAGGTGATCAGCGGCGATTTTTCTTTAACCAGCAAACTAAAAACATTTTTATATTCCGTTTGCCGGCATCTGTGGCTGAAAAAAGTACAAAGTACTTACGGACTTTTTGCTTTGCCCCCCGAAATGGAAGAGATCATCCCCGCTACTGAAGCACTGGATGACCACGCAGCCAAAGATGAACAGTTCAGGATCATGGAAAATTCCATGGGCAACATCGGAGAACCCTGCAAAACAATCCTGGAAGATTATTATCTGCATAAAAAATCCATGCAGGAAATAGCAGACAAATTTGGCTACACCAACGCCGAAAATGCCAAAAACCAGAAGTACAAATGCCTGATGCGTTTGAAAAAGTTATTTTTTGATCAGTATAATATATCACTATAA
- a CDS encoding carboxypeptidase-like regulatory domain-containing protein, translating into MKVFIRIFALGCIFALLSTQLASAQVTVTGQISDSNKLVLPFATVTNINTGKRSLSDQGGYYKISASRNDRIVFTFVGYLPDTLRVSQTTGTETVNVKMVVAGQFLKGVEISSQYTPYQIDSMERRQQYGYILDNPNKPLAGGNTPEGAGIVFSPITRFSKKEKQKRQFKKNYEVMEKEKYIDSRFTPLLVNQVTGLKGDSLQLFMRDNYPDYNVIRSLPNNDLLYWITDKYKSWKAK; encoded by the coding sequence ATGAAGGTTTTCATACGCATATTTGCACTGGGCTGCATTTTCGCCTTGTTATCCACACAGCTGGCGAGTGCACAGGTTACGGTTACCGGGCAGATATCAGACAGTAATAAGCTGGTACTACCGTTTGCTACTGTAACGAATATAAACACAGGTAAGCGTTCTCTGTCTGATCAGGGCGGCTATTATAAAATTTCAGCTTCCCGTAACGACCGCATCGTATTCACTTTCGTGGGCTATCTCCCGGATACACTGAGGGTCAGCCAGACTACCGGTACCGAAACGGTGAATGTGAAAATGGTGGTGGCAGGTCAATTCCTGAAAGGAGTAGAGATTTCTTCTCAATACACCCCGTACCAGATTGATTCTATGGAGCGTCGCCAGCAGTATGGCTATATACTGGATAATCCCAATAAGCCACTGGCCGGTGGTAATACACCGGAGGGCGCCGGTATTGTGTTTAGCCCTATTACCCGTTTTTCAAAGAAAGAAAAACAGAAGCGGCAGTTTAAGAAGAATTATGAAGTGATGGAGAAAGAAAAATATATCGACTCCCGCTTCACGCCGCTGCTGGTAAACCAGGTGACTGGTCTCAAAGGAGATTCCCTGCAGTTATTTATGCGTGATAATTATCCCGATTACAATGTGATCCGCAGCTTACCAAATAATGACCTGCTATATTGGATCACCGATAAGTACAAATCGTGGAAAGCCAAATAG
- a CDS encoding S1C family serine protease, with protein sequence MKEDMMLLREIERYLEGEMSGQEKAVFEELRRTHPLINKQVIEHQLFLQQLGSYGQRQSLQAKMDKIHQQLDMPNLRKQAQEATYTAKRISIRRKTITNLAAAACIALVTSLSTIAVIQKAAKNKSTAQYEDVRRVLNNIQRSQTALMNDINSKNKAPVNPGTYGGTGFAVSGNGYIVTNYHVVAGADSVYVQNNKGEAFKAISIFEDISSDLAVLKIADSSFKNQPLPYALKPQSVKVGEEVFTMGYPRDEMVYGKGYISAKTGFNGDTTAYQVSIPVNPGNSGAPLLDSKGDVVGIVTGKQTTSDGIAFAVKSAHLKRLLDEVAKDKGPRKEWSHKSHLEGLNRVDQIKKLEDFVYLVKVYN encoded by the coding sequence ATGAAAGAAGATATGATGTTATTACGTGAAATTGAGCGTTACCTGGAGGGGGAAATGAGCGGACAGGAAAAAGCTGTATTCGAAGAACTGCGTAGAACTCATCCGCTGATCAACAAACAGGTAATAGAACACCAGCTTTTCCTGCAACAGCTGGGCAGCTATGGTCAACGACAGTCATTACAGGCAAAAATGGATAAGATCCATCAGCAACTGGACATGCCCAACCTGCGCAAACAGGCACAGGAAGCCACTTATACGGCTAAAAGGATATCCATACGCCGTAAAACCATTACCAACCTGGCAGCAGCTGCCTGCATCGCACTGGTAACATCATTGTCTACCATCGCTGTAATACAGAAAGCCGCCAAAAATAAATCCACTGCACAATATGAAGATGTAAGAAGGGTGCTGAATAATATTCAACGCTCCCAGACTGCACTCATGAACGATATCAACAGTAAGAATAAAGCACCTGTAAACCCCGGCACCTACGGTGGAACCGGCTTTGCAGTATCCGGCAATGGCTATATCGTGACCAACTATCATGTAGTAGCAGGCGCCGACTCCGTATATGTACAGAATAATAAAGGAGAAGCATTTAAAGCGATCAGCATTTTTGAAGATATTTCCAGTGACCTGGCTGTATTGAAAATCGCTGATTCTTCCTTTAAAAACCAACCCCTTCCCTATGCATTAAAACCGCAAAGTGTGAAAGTGGGCGAAGAAGTATTTACCATGGGTTATCCCCGCGATGAAATGGTGTATGGCAAAGGTTATATCAGCGCCAAAACAGGTTTCAACGGCGACACTACCGCCTACCAGGTATCCATTCCTGTAAATCCGGGCAACAGCGGCGCACCGCTGCTGGATAGCAAAGGAGATGTAGTAGGGATCGTTACCGGCAAACAAACCACCTCAGACGGCATCGCATTTGCAGTGAAATCGGCTCACCTGAAACGGCTGCTCGACGAAGTAGCGAAAGATAAAGGACCGAGAAAAGAATGGAGCCATAAAAGCCATCTCGAAGGGCTGAACAGGGTAGATCAGATTAAAAAACTGGAAGACTTTGTGTATTTAGTCAAGGTATATAATTGA
- a CDS encoding aldose 1-epimerase has product MLIRTFQEAGFDIIALTNQETGTQIEIIPAHGALLHAFKVKRNGETMNLIDNYSSIRDLQDNLRESFKGVKLSPFACRIKDAQYQWEGVSYTIQKTIPPDNALHGMLYDAAFTVTQQHANEHSASVTLSHSFKEADTGYPFSYDCNATYTLHADNELEITTAIVNHSKTSIPVMDGWHPYFNTGTPVDELILTFASKEMVEFDEELIPTGKVLPYTEFTQGKKLAGVELDNSFLLDFTQAQPLANLHDPVKNINITFFPGTSYPILQIYIPPHRNSIAIENLSGAPNAFNNGLGLVTLAAGESKVFDTRIRVTA; this is encoded by the coding sequence ATGCTTATACGTACTTTCCAGGAAGCAGGATTTGATATTATTGCGCTCACTAACCAGGAAACTGGTACACAGATAGAGATCATTCCTGCACACGGCGCGTTGTTGCATGCTTTTAAAGTGAAGCGCAACGGTGAAACAATGAACCTTATTGATAATTACAGTAGTATCCGGGATTTACAGGATAATCTCCGCGAAAGCTTTAAGGGGGTAAAACTGAGTCCTTTTGCCTGCCGTATTAAAGATGCCCAATACCAGTGGGAAGGGGTGTCTTATACTATTCAAAAAACAATACCGCCCGATAATGCGCTTCATGGCATGTTGTATGATGCCGCATTTACAGTTACACAACAGCATGCCAATGAACACAGTGCTTCCGTAACCTTATCCCATAGTTTTAAAGAAGCAGATACCGGCTATCCTTTTAGTTATGACTGTAACGCTACCTACACACTGCATGCAGATAACGAGCTGGAGATAACTACCGCGATTGTCAACCACAGCAAAACTTCCATTCCGGTAATGGATGGCTGGCATCCTTATTTCAATACCGGTACACCGGTAGATGAACTGATACTCACTTTTGCTTCCAAAGAAATGGTGGAATTTGATGAGGAGCTGATCCCTACCGGGAAAGTGCTGCCATATACTGAATTTACCCAGGGTAAGAAGCTGGCTGGTGTGGAACTCGACAACTCTTTTTTGCTGGATTTCACGCAGGCGCAACCGTTAGCCAACCTCCACGATCCGGTGAAAAATATCAACATCACCTTCTTTCCGGGTACCAGCTACCCGATCTTGCAAATATATATTCCACCGCATCGTAACAGCATCGCAATAGAGAACCTCAGCGGAGCGCCCAACGCCTTTAACAACGGGCTTGGACTGGTTACGCTGGCTGCCGGGGAAAGCAAGGTTTTTGATACAAGGATCAGGGTTACCGCCTGA
- a CDS encoding glucose 1-dehydrogenase gives MELQLKGKVAIITGSSKGIGKAIAESLLLEGAKVVISARNVDELEDTAAMLRLQNADVLAVPADIAKGEDLARLVRTTIERFGRIDILVNNAGIIDTVGPVETITIDQWRRIFEVNLFGVVALTSLVIPYLQKQGGGRIINISSENAEQPDPMMAHYNATKAALNNYSKTLSKAYGKDNILVNTVSPAFIKTPMVDNMLEEIAKDKGITVEEAAKIFLKENRPAQVLGRPGLATETAGIVAFLASTQASFITGAVFRVDGGSVSTV, from the coding sequence ATGGAACTACAGTTAAAGGGGAAAGTAGCTATTATCACCGGTAGCAGTAAAGGTATCGGCAAAGCGATTGCGGAATCACTCCTGCTGGAAGGTGCTAAAGTGGTGATCTCTGCACGCAATGTAGATGAGCTGGAAGATACAGCTGCTATGCTGCGCCTGCAGAATGCGGATGTACTGGCCGTGCCGGCAGACATAGCGAAAGGAGAGGACCTGGCGAGACTCGTCAGAACCACGATAGAGCGGTTTGGTCGTATCGACATCCTGGTGAATAACGCCGGTATCATTGATACCGTTGGCCCGGTAGAAACGATCACAATTGATCAGTGGCGCCGGATCTTTGAAGTGAACCTGTTTGGCGTGGTGGCGCTCACCAGTCTTGTCATCCCTTACCTGCAAAAGCAGGGTGGTGGCAGGATTATCAACATCTCTTCTGAAAATGCCGAACAACCCGATCCTATGATGGCGCATTACAATGCTACCAAGGCAGCGTTGAATAATTACAGTAAAACGTTGTCCAAGGCTTATGGAAAAGATAATATCCTGGTGAATACCGTTTCTCCTGCTTTTATCAAAACACCTATGGTAGATAATATGCTGGAAGAAATAGCGAAAGATAAAGGCATCACCGTGGAAGAGGCGGCAAAAATATTCCTGAAAGAGAACCGCCCGGCGCAGGTACTGGGCCGTCCCGGACTGGCCACTGAAACCGCCGGTATTGTGGCATTCCTGGCATCTACGCAGGCGTCTTTCATTACAGGCGCCGTATTCAGGGTAGATGGTGGTTCCGTATCAACAGTGTAA